The genomic segment AGATTTTTTTATGCAGCGCTTCCAGGCTATCTCTCAGGATTCCGGGCCCAAGGCCATCGGCTGCCTGACCGGTCCCCAGTTGACCAATGAAGAGTTGTATCTCTTTCAAAAACTGGCCCGTCTTGGTTTTAAGACCCCTAATGTGGATAACGGGTCCCATTTATATGCCGCCCCGGCCTTGATGGCTATGGAAAAGGCCCTGGGTCTGAACAGCACTATCCGTCCTTTGGAAAACCTCTTGAAGGCTGATGTCATCCTGGTTATCGGGGCCAATCCCACGGAAACCGCCCCGGTCTTAGGGTATCAAATCAAGAGGGCCGTGGCCCAAAACAAGGCCAGGGTGATCCTGATCGATCCCAGAAAAACCAAGCTGGCTTCCAGATCCCATTTGTGGTTACGGCCCCGGCCGGGCACCGATCTTTCCCTGATCCAATCCCTGACCCATACCCTTTTAACAGAGAATCTCTGGGACCAGGGGTTTGTCTACTCTCAAACCCAGGGTTTTCTGGAATGGCGGGAATCGTTCTTTAAGCTGAACATCAAGGCGGAATTAGCCGCTACCGGTCTGGAAAACCGGCAGGTTCAGGAAGCGGCCCGGGCCATTTCATCCGCCCAAAACTTATCCGTAGTTTTGGGGGACGGTCTGACCCAGCAATTAAATGCCTCGGCTACCATCATGGCCTTGATTAATCTGGTCCTTTTATCAGGACAATGGGGCCGGCCCGGATGCGGCTTTTACCCTGTCCTGAAAGAAAGCAATGCCCAGGGGGCCTGGGATATGGGGGTCTTGCCGAACCGGTTACCCGGATATCAGCCGGCCGATGATCCCAGGGCCTTGAAAACTTTTGAAGCCAAATGGGGAAGCCCCATCCCGACCGGCCCGGGCCTGTCGGCCATGGAGATGCTGGCCTCGGCCCTTACCGGGCAACTGAAAGGTCTGTATCTCGTTTCGGAAGATCCCTTATCCACCTTTCCGGATCGGAAGTGGGTGGAAGCCGCTTTGGAACGGCTTTCTTTCCTGGTGGTCCAGGATATCTTTTTAACCGAAACGGCTCAAAAGGCCCATTTGGTCCTTCCGGCAGCCAGCCCGGCAGAAAAAGAAGGCACCTATACCAATATGGAACGGAGGGTTCAGCGATTGAACCGGGCCTTTCCCCCCTTGGGCCAGGCCAAACCGGATGGTGAGATCTTCTCCTTGCTGTTACAGGCCGAGGAAACCGCCCAGGGACCTTATAAACCTCTGGAAAAAAGGGTTGAGCAACTTAATCAGGGAGACTCCCTTCAGGGGTTGCATTCAGGGTCGGCCCAAACATTCTGGCCGGCTTACTCCCCCGTAGATGTTTTAGCTGAAATTCGTGAGATGGTGCCCGGCTATAGTAAAATTTCCTGGGAAGGATTGAACCGCAACTCAATTTATCTCAACTCCTTTGATCCTTCTCCCAGACCTTATTCCTTTGAACTACCCAAAATCCATCTGGATAGGCCGGTCCTGGATTCGGAATTTCCTTTTATCCTGATAACCGGAGGCCTGCTCCCTCATCTGGGGGTCGGCACCAGAACTTCGAAGGACCCAAGACTGAAGGCCATCACCCCCCCTCCTGAAGTAACCTTTTCTCTGCAGGACGCCGAGAATTTAAGGGTCTCTTCCGGCGACCGGGTCCGCATACACTCGAAAAGAGGGGAGGTTACGGTCTCGGCCCGGATTGGAGAGGAGTGCCCGGCAGGGGTCCTCTTTCTGCCCCTGCCCTACCCTGAATTAAAAATAAACACCTTATTCGAAGCCTTTTGGGATCCCATCAGTAAAGGGTCCCTGCATAAGCTCTGTTCGGTTCGGATTGAAAAAGATCAACAAGGAGCGCTTGAAAATGATTGAAGAAATTAAGGAGATCTTGCAAGGTCACCCACCCAAT from the Deltaproteobacteria bacterium genome contains:
- a CDS encoding molybdopterin-dependent oxidoreductase gives rise to the protein MGSITLQINGIHTSGPEGMTILELAREQGYPIPTLCHDPHLSPAGACRICVVEEETRGVLLPSCVTAIAPGMVIRTDSPRVTETRKTILQLLLASHPESCIVCDKGNQCRLRALAAEMGLGFIPLDPMPQYFPVHDFNPFFKRDMSKCILCGKCIRGDQELVVEGVLDYSHRGFTSRPTTFQSLPLEASGCTFCGTCLSLCPTGALTETGLPHQGSLSKQTRTVCSHCACGCSLTMEICSDRVIRVTPDNTPKRSPALCVKGHFGFNYIHSPERIRTPLIRKNGVLTESSWGEALDFFMQRFQAISQDSGPKAIGCLTGPQLTNEELYLFQKLARLGFKTPNVDNGSHLYAAPALMAMEKALGLNSTIRPLENLLKADVILVIGANPTETAPVLGYQIKRAVAQNKARVILIDPRKTKLASRSHLWLRPRPGTDLSLIQSLTHTLLTENLWDQGFVYSQTQGFLEWRESFFKLNIKAELAATGLENRQVQEAARAISSAQNLSVVLGDGLTQQLNASATIMALINLVLLSGQWGRPGCGFYPVLKESNAQGAWDMGVLPNRLPGYQPADDPRALKTFEAKWGSPIPTGPGLSAMEMLASALTGQLKGLYLVSEDPLSTFPDRKWVEAALERLSFLVVQDIFLTETAQKAHLVLPAASPAEKEGTYTNMERRVQRLNRAFPPLGQAKPDGEIFSLLLQAEETAQGPYKPLEKRVEQLNQGDSLQGLHSGSAQTFWPAYSPVDVLAEIREMVPGYSKISWEGLNRNSIYLNSFDPSPRPYSFELPKIHLDRPVLDSEFPFILITGGLLPHLGVGTRTSKDPRLKAITPPPEVTFSLQDAENLRVSSGDRVRIHSKRGEVTVSARIGEECPAGVLFLPLPYPELKINTLFEAFWDPISKGSLHKLCSVRIEKDQQGALEND